One stretch of Armigeres subalbatus isolate Guangzhou_Male chromosome 2, GZ_Asu_2, whole genome shotgun sequence DNA includes these proteins:
- the LOC134212843 gene encoding CCR4-NOT transcription complex subunit 1 isoform X1, whose protein sequence is MNQEPCSYALTQISYLVSNLNKKNFASNSRQLAQFVKDFGLEADRHLLRCLFSTVDFSCSGSKSGDAAANSTPGHSRSNSTSSSASNSNHNSYRSGPLSLQARLLSTELVGLLTKPQLVGNICFAVDNPLPQQRTLTPSTSLVTQIVRTLNCSPIQQAALALALIHSSHPDIVRSAEENARSCIAELIQSYIDQDTNQPTQEGSLNDVSPELLQHILSLISHDKHLDFGLSDSTYGKFVQQLCRDFPRERVPLILAPLLYPENSELSAESVKSNTQSLLLSSIMDTAWGSLVMEIGYGFTASVEDCKNHLLKVGGREISAQDVAKIISSMCLTHASLSESSINLPTPSSFWPQGSDPGGKGKDGQNGGSSSENSTWKPEIFVQALKEVVPSLNWKDVCLGLDHSNFLIKDRPGLALLLSIVKMGMQASGLGQNFPVECVYQRWTNVEGQLSLITMILKSPDLYSFADHIYTSVSVDLLKTPPETDNKEVASWLSLHLVDVLLYIADNGFYAQAMEIFKIPIQLCPDILFMALLQINPPVTVSRQELFTTLIPIFLGNHPNSGTILHHAWNNTSFNPSLRHIILHSMSEWYLRGESDQSRLSRILDVAQDLKALSNLLNVRSFIFIIDLACLASRREYLKLEKWLADKIREHGEPFVKTIIKFLQRRFPQIMMGKFADEQIPKSAQLPPETLSTILSCLQACVGNVSPEVADIIMSMTQYNILLTSKTRAQQASQQQQPPPPGVVRPHRVLEAPFSASTLGGQIFPGASVESLSGLANNMAGLNLGGPGNSAFSFGSALGNLVSTPASPSRLLAGPSNSPFPLMSMPPTAPVGNIGRLPQTPTGDKLAMATAGQTNFAEIGMQAVSKEVEDEANSYFQRIYNHPPHNTLSIDEVLDMLQRFKDSPIRRECDVYQCMLRNLFEEYKFFPQYPDKELQITAQLFGGMVERNLVTTYVALGLALRCVLDALKKPEGSKMYYFGITALDRFKNKLHLYPKYCEYVHGIPHFDQFPPHLIEYIEYGAQGQEPPNKTLGPGPLPSSITQLLPGPSGVGGGNPLYRTSSATGTSNLTSAAPPAAPKVNLGSQLGTTNQPPRVKSIANATNIDTLLVATQEGEEKIINPPDAIQDKTAFIFNNLSQLNLQQKCEEIKDILQKDYYVWLAQYLVLKRASIEVNFHVLYSNFLDALKIQDVNKLVTKETFRNIKVLLRSDKAIANFSDRSLLKNLGHWLGMMTLGRNRPILHLDIDMKSLLVEAYNKGQQELLYVVPFVAKVLESCSKSKVFKPPNPWTMAIMNILAELHQEPDLKLNLKFEIEVLCKNLNIDVGDLKPAIYLKDPERAQNIEYQLSQPKPAKELQPIQVIQVTEEIASAGPSGSPAMPVMDPSLAVTGPPEPRFHYSDINITNFACINQHVIYSPNIALLHTHPHLKQIIKNALERTITDWITLVVERSVKIASKTCEQIIRKDFALDPDELRMRTASHNLARNLAAGMAMITCRDQLMQNIQNNIKTAFMTTLSPAQKEVAEAAANQLAADNMELVSAFIQKTAIEKVVPEMDKLLSTEYEMRKMARQEGRRYCDPSVLTYQAERMPERIRLSVGGVSPSQLAVYEEFARNIPGFQPITDRDNALFAPKLQEALPTVAQFPTPAAVAPDEIGVLYDELASKMEVFISSAVNVPQLHVHVNNMHTLLECLIIARRSRDNLTACNLLNKAVEGIMEGLMNIPDHIDQIKLFRDIHLRVMRLLQDPRAFGPIWTNKAITRYMLECREEIRYNVEAVDLLISSSFVNMPQYDMMLMQLMDNGNNYVAVVFAMQLVQTYFIDERQNTVITDNDLLNTIELLARLAAHPRAPEGLAHLMEMLRSNHDPNTFLVDRAHAGPTAHIHSGIIIARATDIEDPPGFAERAEYLLKDWITIFHTPSNSKDMIKAFGGFVNKMNVYGILKGDEPLTRFFRHATQSCIDLTYRNMNDPNWKTKIFQWIDAYVRLIAMLVKHSGEGGSTSTKLNLLNKVLGIVVGILMQDQELHGTAFQQMGYHRIFIMLFLELSAHDPVLENISLSVITAFCHTYHILRPSLAPGFCYSWLELISHRVFIGRILASIPQQKGWSMYSQLLIQLFKYLAPFLRNAELAKPVQHLYKGTLRVLLVLLHDFPEFLCDYHFGFCDVIPPNCIQMRNLILSAYPRNMRLPDPFTPNLKVDMLTDIGGSPRIFTNYAAAITPSSFKKDLDSYLKARSPVTFLSELRSNLQISNEPGSRYNIPLMNALVLYVGTQAIAHIRSKNLGPTMATIVHSAHMDIFQNLAVDLDNEGRYLFLNAIANQLRYPNSHTHYFSCAILYLFVEANSEAIQEQITRVLLERLIVNRPHPWGLLITFIELIKNPTYKFWDHDFVHCAPEIEKLFESVANSCMVVKSKSQPQMPNVESEIAECN, encoded by the exons ATGAACCAAGAGCCCTGCTCATACGCCCTAACCCAGATCAGTTACCTGGTTTCAAACTTGAACAAGAAAAACTTTGCCTCAAACAGTCGACAATTAGCTCAG TTTGTAAAAGATTTTGGATTAGAAGCTGATCGTCATTTGCTGCGCTGTTTATTCTCTACGGTtgatttctcctgctcgggttcgAAATCTGGAGACGCTGCTGCCAACAGTACCCCGGGACATTCCAGGAGCAACAGCACCAGCAGTAGTGCCAGCAATAGCAACCACAACAGCTACAGGAGCGGACCGTTGTCACTGCAAGCCCGATTGCTGTCGACGGAACTGGTCGGGCTGCTCACAAAACCGCAGCTCGTTGGGAACATTTGCTTTGCCGTGGACAATCCGCTGCCGCAACAAAGG ACACTAACCCCATCGACAAGTCTAGTAACTCAAATCGTTAGGACCCTCAACTGTTCACCGATTCAACAAGCCGCACTTGCCCTCGCACTTATTCATTCATCGCATCCGGATATTGTGCGAAGTGCTGAGGAGAACGCTCGAAGTTGCATTGCCGAACTCATTCAATCTTATATCGACCAAG ACACAAACCAACCAACTCAGGAGGGAAGTCTTAACGACGTATCTCCTGAACTCCTGCAGCACATACTATCGTTAATTTCTCACGACAAGCACCTGGACTTCGGTCTATCAGACTCGACTTACGGAAAGTTTGTACAGCAACTGTGCCGTGACTTTCCTCGGGAGCGGGTTCCATTGATCCTCGCTCCGCTGCTGTATCCGGAAAATTCGGAACTTTCAGCCGAGTCGGTCAAATCGAACACTCAGTCGCTGCTGCTTTCTTCAATCATGGATACGGCCTGGGGAAGTCTTGTGATGGAGATCGGATACGGTTTCACTGCCTCGGTGGAGGATTGTAAGAATCATCTGCTGAAGGTCGGTGGTCGCGAGATTTCCGCCCAGGATGTCGCAAAGATCATTTCGTCAATGTGTCTCACCCATGCGTCGCTTTCGGAAAGCAGCATCAATTTGCCGACGCCTAGTAGCTTCTGGCCTCAGGGCAGCGATCCCGGAGGAAAAGGGAAGGACGGCCAAAATGGCGGGTCCAGTTCTGAGAACAGCACCTGGAAGCCGGAGATATTCGTGCAGGCTTTGAAAGAGGTGGTTCCCAGCTTGAACTGGAAGGATGTTTGTTTGGGTTTGGATCACTCCAATTTTCTGATTAAGGATCGACCAGGATTAGCATTGCTGTTATCTATCGTCAAAATGGGAATGCAGGCAAGCGGTCTGGGGCAGAACTTCCCCGTGGAATGTGTCTATCAACGGTGGACGAATGTGGAAGGACAATTGTCCCTAATAACAATGATTTTGAAGAGCCCCGATCTGTACTCGTTTGCAGACCACATTTACACGAGTGTTTCGGTTGATCTGCTGAAGACTCCACCGGAAACGGATAATAAGGAAGTTGCATCGTGGTTGTCACTTCATCTAGTGGACGTTTTGTTGTACATTGCTGACAACGGATTTTACGCACAGGCGATGGAGATTTTCAAGATACCAATTCAACTGTGTCCGGACATTCTTTTCATGGCATTACTGCAAATCAATCCACCGGTAACTGTCTCTCGCCAGGAATTGTTCACTACGTTAATCCCGATATTTCTCGGCAATCATCCAAACTCGGGTACGATTTTGCATCACGCATGGAACAACACCAGCTTTAATCCCTCGCTGAGACACATTATTCTGCATTCGATGAGCGAATGGTATCTGCGTGGAGAGAGTGATCAGTCACGACTGTCTCGGATTCTAGACGTTGCTCAAGATTTGAAAGCCTTGTCTAACTTACTGAACGTTAGATCGTTCATATTCATCATTGATTTGGCATGTCTCGCATCTCGTCGCGAATATTTAAAACTGGAAAAATGGCTAGCGGACAAGATTCGAGAGCATGGGGAACCGTTCGTGAAGACGATCATCAAGTTTTTGCAGCGTCGTTTCCCTCAGATAATGATGGGAAAATTCGCCGACGAGCAGATCCCTAAATCGGCCCAATTACCTCCGGAGACCTTGAGCACTATTTTGTCCTGTTTGCAGGCCTGCGTTGGAAATGTGAGTCCTGAAGTCGCTGATATTATCATGAGCATGACTCAATATAACATTCTTTTGACCAGTAAGACAAGAGCACAGCAAGCTTCGCAGCAACAACAGCCACCGCCACCTGGAGTTGTAAGACCGCATCGTGTATTGGAAGCTCCCTTCAGTGCATCGACATTGGGAGGTCAAATATTTCCAGGGGCGTCGGTTGAATCCTTATCTGGGTTGGCAAATAATATGGCTGGGCTCAATTTGGGAGGACCAGGCAACAGTGCATTCAGCTTCGGAAGTGCTCTTGGCAATCTGGTATCGACTCCAGCATCGCCATCTAGGCTGCTGGCCGGACCATCGAATAGTCCATTCCCGTTGATGTCGATGCCTCCGACGGCACCCGTCGGAAACATTGGACGTTTGCCACAAACTCCAACTGGTGACAAACTCGCTATGGCTACTGCCGGGCAGACTAATTTTGCCGAAATCGGAATGCAAGCTGTTTCCAAGGAGGTGGAAGATGAAGCCAATAGCTACTTCCAACGAATTTACAACCATCCGCCACATAACACACTGTCTATTGATGAGGTTCTGGATATGTTGCAGCGATTCAAGGATTCCCCCATCCGTCGGGAATGTGATGTGTATCAATGCATGCTGCGTAATCTTTTCGAGGAATACAAATTCTTCCCCCAGTATCCTGATAAAGAGCTGCAGATCACTGCTCAATTATTCGGTGGAATGGTAGAACGAAACCTGGTAACAACTTACGTTGCTCTCGGATTAGCGTTGCGTTGTGTGCTGGACGCGCTCAAGAAGCCGGAAGGCTCTAAGATGTACTACTTTGGAATCACGGCTCTCGATCGCTTCAAAAATAAGCTGCATCTGTATCCAAAATACTGCGAGTACGTCCATGGAATTCCACACTTTGATCAGTTCCCACCGCACTTGATCGAGTACATCGAGTATGGAGCGCAAGGTCAAGAGCCCCCGAACAAGACCCTCGGACCGGGACCGTTGCCGTCATCAATCACTCAACTTCTTCCGGGTCCTTCCGGAGTAGGTGGTGGAAATCCGCTCTATCGTACCAGTTCCGCCACGGGAACCAGTAATCTCACATCAGCTGCTCCGCCGGCCGCACCCAAAGTAAATCTTGGATCTCAACTGGGTACTACCAACCAGCCTCCAAGGGTCAAGTCCATTGCGAATGCTACCAACATCGACACCCTGCTAGTGGCTACCCAGGAAGGTGAAGAGAAGATCATCAATCCACCGGATGCTATTCAGGACAAAACTGCATTCATCTTCAATAATCTCAGTCAATTGAATCTTCAGCAAAAGTGTGAGGAAATCAAAGATATTCTACAGAAAGACTACTACGTGTGGTTGGCCCAGTATTTAGTTTTGAAGCGAGCATCAATCGAAGTGAATTTCCATGTTCTGTACTCGAACTTCTTGGACGCTTTGAAGATTCAGGATGTTAACAAACTAGTAACGAAGGAAACTTTCCGTAACATCAAGGTCCTGCTTAGATCAGACAAAGCAATCGCCAACTTCTCCGATAGAAGTCTGCTGAAAAATTTGGGACATTGGCTCGGAATGATGACTTTGGGTCGAAACAGACCTATTCTTCACTTGGACATTGACATGAAATCCCTACTTGTCGAGGCATACAATAAAGGCCAACAGGAGCTGCTTTATGTTGTTCCATTTGTTGCCAAGGTACTGGAATCGTGCTCGAAAAGTAAGGTCTTCAAACCACCTAATCCATGGACCATGGCAATTATGAATATTCTTGCTGAGTTGCACCAAGAGCCGGATCTAAAACTGAATCTGAAGTTCGAAATCGAAGTACTATGCAAGAACCTTAACATAGATGTAGGAGATTTGAAACCTGCCATCTACCTGAAGGATCCGGAGCGCGCACAGAACATCGAGTATCAACTATCGCAGCCTAAACCTGCTAAGGAACTGCAACCGATCCAAGTTATCCAAGTTACAGAAGAAATTGCATCCGCCGGACCATCTGGATCACCAGCCATGCCCGTAATGGATCCATCGCTAGCCGTCACTGGTCCACCGGAACCGCGATTCCACTACTCGGACATCAACATCACCAATTTCGCTTGCATCAATCAGCACGTCATATACTCCCCCAACATTGCACTTCTGCACACCCATCCTCATCTCAAGCAGATCATCAAGAACGCCCTGGAACGAACCATCACCGACTGGATCACGCTGGTAGTCGAACGCAGTGTTAAGATCGCATCTAAAACATGCGAACAAATCATCCGAAAGGACTTTGCACTGGACCCCGACGAGCTACGGATGCGAACGGCGTCGCACAATCTTGCTCGCAATCTGGCTGCCGGTATGGCGATGATAACCTGCCGGGATCAACTGATGCAGAATATTCAGAACAACATCAAGACGGCGTTCATGACTACGCTTAGCCCGGCCCAGAAGGAAGTGGCAGAAGCGGCCGCGAATCAACTGGCAGCCGATAACATGGAACTGGTTTCGGCGTTTATTCAAAAGACTGCTATTGAAAAGGTTGTGCCGGAAATGGACAAACTGCTCTCAACGGAGTATGAAATGCGTAAGATGGCTCGCCAGGAGGGACGTCGCTACTGCGATCCCAGTGTGCTGACTTATCAAGCGGAACGGATGCCGGAGAGAATTCGTCTCAGCGTCGGTGGCGTGTCGCCCAGTCAGCTGGCGGTGTATGAAGAATTTGCCAGGAATATTCCCGGATTCCAGCCGATTACTGATCGTGACAATGCTCTGTTTGCTCCTAAGTTG CAGGAAGCGCTCCCAACGGTCGCCCAGTTTCCCACACCGGCGGCTGTTGCTCCAGATGAGATAGGAGTGCTTTACGATGAGCTGGCCAGCAAAATGGAAGTTTTCATTAGCAGCGCAGTTAATGTACCTCAATTGCAT GTCCACGTCAACAACATGCACACGCTGCTGGAATGTCTCATCATTGCACGTCGTTCGCGGGACAATCTCACTGCATGTAATCTGCTAAATAAAGCGGTCGAAGGAATCATGGAGGGCCTGATGAACATCCCGGACCATATCGATCAAATCAAGTTGTTCCGCGACATTCACCTACGTGTGATGCGGCTGCTGCAGGATCCTCGCGCCTTTGGACCGATTTGGACCAACAAAGCCATCACCCGATACATGCTGGAATGTCGAGAGGAAATCCGCTACAATGTCGAAGCGGTCGATCTGCTGATCTCTTCGAGTTTTGTTAACATGCCACAATACGATATGATGTTGATGCAGCTGATGGACAACGGAAACAATTACGTAGCCGTTGTGTTTGCCATGCAGCTTGTGCAGACGTACTTTATCGACGAGCGTCAAAATACGGTTATTACCGACAATGATTTGCTGAATACAATCGAATTGCTGGCCAGACTAGCGGCTCATCCGCGAGCACCGGAAGGTTTAGCTCATTTGATGGAAATGCTTCGATCGAATCATGATCCGAACACATTCCTCGTGGATCGAGCCCACGCTGGACCTACGGCGCACATTCATTCTGGTATCATCATAGCCAGG GCCACCGACATCGAAGACCCGCCGGGATTTGCCGAACGAGCAGAGTACCTGCTAAAAGACTGGATTACAATTTTTCACACCCCTTCCAATTCGAAGGACATGATTAAAGCGTTCGGAGGTTTCGTCAACAAGATGAATGTATACGGAATACTGAAAGGAGACGAACCGCTGACGAGATTCTTCCGTCATGCCACGCAATCCTGTATCGATCTGACCTATCGCAACATGAACGATCCGAACTGGAAAACGAAAATCTTCCAGTGGATCGATGCTTACGTTAGGTTGATTGCTATGCTTGTGAAGCATTCTGGGGAGGGTGGTAGCACCAGCACTAAATTGAATTTGTTGAATAAG GTCTTAGGCATCGTGGTTGGCATCCTGATGCAGGATCAAGAATTGCACGGCACTGCTTTCCAGCAGATGGGCTACCACCGTATCTTCATTATGCTTTTCCTGGAGTTGAGTGCACATGATCCGGTGCTAGAAAATATCAGTCTCAGCGTGATCACTGCCTTCTGTCACACGTATCACATTCTGCGACCATCATTAGCCCCTGGCTTCTGCTATTCCTGGTTGGAGCTTATTTCGCACCGGGTATTCATCGGACGCATCCTGGCGTCCATTCCACAGCAGAAGGGCTGGTCCATGTATTCGCAGTTGTTGATCCAGTTGTTCAAGTATTTGGCTCCGTTCCTACGCAACGCCGAACTGGCCAAGCCGGTTCAACATCTCTATAAGGGAACACTGCGGGTGCTGCTTGTTCTGTTGCATGACTTCCCAGAATTTTTATGCGACTATCACTTTGGTTTTTGCGACGTTATACCACCGAACTGTATTCAGATGAGAAATCTGATTCTGTCGGCATATCCACGGAACATGCGTCTGCCGGATCCATTCACTCCCAATCTTAAA gtTGACATGTTGACCGACATAGGAGGTTCGCCACGCATCTTTACGAATTATGCTGCCGCAATAACTCCCAGCAGTTTCAAGAAAGATCTAGATTCATATTTGAAAGCACGATCACCGGTGACGTTCCTTTCGGAGCTGCGTAGCAACTTGCAAATCTCAAACGAACCCGGATCTCGCTACAACATCCCGCTGATGAATGCTTTAGTATTGTATGTTGGCACTCAGGCAATCGCTCACATTAG GTCGAAAAATTTGGGTCCCACGATGGCAACCATCGTCCACAGTGCCCATATGGATATCTTCCAGAATCTAGCGGTAGATTTGGACAACGAGGGTCGATATCTGTTCCTGAATGCGATTGCCAACCAGCTGCGGTATCCGAACAGCCACACGCACTATTTCAGCTGTGCGATCTTGTATCTGTTCGTAGAAGCCAACTCTGAAGCGATTCAG